The sequence GTTGTGTTTGTGTTTCCCCCCACCTTCCCCCACTCTCTCTCTAGACCCTCTCTTTTTTCTATCCCCTGCTACTGACCCAGGCATTCACACAGTGTAATTATACACTTTGAACCAATCACAACCCAACATATACTGTTATTTAATGTATTAGAATAATAATTAATGCGTAAAAGATCCCTCAGCCTGATAGCTACAGAGATGGGGAGAGAGAGATGTAGGGGGTTGAGAATGCCgtaagaagaaaggaaaggtgACTAGCAGTACTACAGGCTCaatttatatatacaaatatatttgGAGAGAGGATGGGGCAGATGATCAgagccaaaaaaacaaaggaacCAAAAAGATACCCACAAAccacaaaagaaaaggaaagctTGGTTGAGCTAGGATAAAAAGGGGTCATCACCACAAAGGCGTGGCAGAAAAACCTACCAAGTGAGTGAGAAAGAGATAGAGAAAGTTTACAGAGAAGTCTTAAGCCTTtggcttttcttcttttctatcaCCACAGGAGGAGAGAGataagagagaaaagagagacgACCAAGAGGTCCAAGACCCTGCTCCATCTCATATCAAGGAAGGTCTGTGATGCTTTCTTTGATGTTTCTTCCCTATTGCCCCTTTCCTCCTTTTACGCTGAGAAAGTAATAGCCCCCCATAAGTCTCCTTTTCTTTAAATTCTCTCCTTTTCATGCTGAGGTAGAGAGATCATGAACATGAAACAAGCTTAAAGTTGTTTGAATTCCCCACTAATTGGTCTTATGGTTTTAGAGATATAGAGGCACATATAGTATCATCAGAAAGAGAGATGTGtggaaagaaggaagaagatcAAGGAGAGTGTTCTCAGACCATCCATAACATACAAGGCTACCAAGAACAATTACTTCTCCAACAACACCATCAGATGCAACAACAAAACAATGATGCATATGGAGGTGGAGGAGGAAGGTCTGGATTGATATTTCCTGAAGTCTCACCAATCCTGCAGCCATGGTCTTTCCCTCCGGTCCACGCCTTCAACCCGGCTCACTTCGCTGCAAACCCGGTTCGAGACCACGACCCATTTCTTGTTCCTCCTCCCCCATCTGCATACGGGAGTGTATTCAACAGAAGAGCTCCAGCCCTACAGTTTGCATATGAGGGTCCATCATCAGAGCACCTCAGAATCATATCAGACACCCTTGGACCGGTGGTTCAACCCGGTTCCTCCCCTTTTGGGCTTCAAGCTGAGTTGGGTAAGATGACTGCTCAGGAGATTATGGATGCAAAGGCCCTTGCAGCTTCTAAGAGCCACAGTGAGGCTgagaggagaagaagagagagaatcAACAACCATCTAGCTAAACTGCGCAGCTTACTGCCCAGCACCACCAAAGTAAGTCATGATcatccatcaaccaaaattCCTTAAAATCCGTATATTATCACGCCCACAACATGTTGTATATTTTATATACCATACACTTTTTTCCCTacactttttgttttgttttctatcGAGCTTTTTGATTCAAGGATCTCTGTAGATCTTCCTAAGATTCTTCAATAGGTGGGTTGATGGATATATTCCAATCTTAGTCCTTCAAATCAAACCCCACCATTAGATATCAAGTGCAGTTTCGTTTCCACATTTTTTTCTCCACCTTTATTTTCCGTTTGGTTTATTCTTCTGAGCCTTGTGTTAATTCcgagaaaaagaatgaaaagggAATGAGCGTTAATGTCGCTCAGTTGATGTGATAAAGAGAAACCACGGAGCAGCCGAAAAGcttccatggaaatttcttgccGGACACCAGTCAAACTAAGTagagaatgaaaagaaataaagcCAGACAAACTAGCATCCTTGTCAGTCTTTGTATAACATGCCTTCAAAACCCTACTGTTTAAAACCTTCCTCCAAGATCAAACTAGCTTCTTCAAGCCTCATCTCTTCTTTTCACACCATAACGCCACTTTAATATACATATTACACATCCTGGACTGCAAGCGATGTTTAATTAGCAGAGGAATCATTACTTAAAACTTgctattaatcaaattttgatgtgTTGTTCTCGTTTATGGATGTAGACGGACAAAGCTTCACTGCTAGCAGAAGTGATACAGCATGTTAAAGAACTTAAACGACAGACATCTCTTATTGCAGAGTCTAGTCCGGTACCAACTGAAATGGATGAGCTAACGGTGGATACATCTGACGAGGATGGTAAGTTTGTGATCAAGGCTTCACTGTGCTGTGAAGACAGAACGGATCTCTTGCCCGACCTTATCAAGACCTTGAAAGCTCTAAGGTTAAGAACACTGAAAGCTGAGATCACAACGCTGGGGGGACGTGTGAAGAACGTCTTGTTCATCACCGGAGAGGAAGATTCTAGTAGTAGTGGTGAAAACCaccagcagcagcagcagcagcaacagcaaCAGCAACAGTACTCTATAAGTTCAATTCAGGAAGCACTTAAGGCAGTGATGGAGAAGACAGGTGGTGATGAGTCTTCATCAGGTAGTGTTAAGAGACAAAGAACCAATATCAATATCATTGAACACAGATCTCTTTAAACCACTAAAACCtcactcttcttcttctttttctacttcTTTTGTGTGTTcaatttttacttctttttttttgggtgtttttttttttcttttttttgtttgtgtgtgtgtttatgTATTTCCATTACTAAAAAAGAATAGGAAATGGTGTGTTTATGCATGTATTTACATCACTCAAGAAATAGGAATGGAGGGGAAAAAATGCAGTGAGAGAAGAGAGAATGTATCTTGGTTGTGGAGAATTCCCACTTTCttgttttttggtttggttGTGGAGAAGACTGCaagcgagagagagagactttAGTTTGTTAGCAAAGGCAAAAAACAGTGAAGGATCTTTTTCGTGGGAAGAGAAACCTTATATCAACTCCCAACATAGAAAATATGGAGTTGATTGCTTTCCAATCTGGTTTGGACACATACACGCAGTTTGCGGTTTGTTCAGGAGCGCCTCCCTCTTTCTCTCGTCAGAGTGGAACTGTCATCATAATGGTGACGATGTTGTTCTCGTCATGAATATGCTACTCTCTCACCAACTTCTTCCTATATCCGTACTATTTTATATGTTGTTTCAGACTTCTAGCTCTGGTTTTCAGTAcagaaggaaacaaaaaacaaaaaccctaacAAGACATGCAACTTCATTAGTTCAGTGTCACGAGAGCTAGTGATCTGTTCTCATTACTATAGTATACATATGATATTGAACTTtcgatatatattttttctcttcttttatcTGAGTCATGGGTACTGTTTCTTTCCCCTTCATATGAAGTATAAACTCTGGTCAAGGGTTTGATATGTCATCTGTCGTTTACATGACATGCATTATGAGGGGACAGTTCCTAGCTTATATTCTCTTCTGTAATTTTActctttatcttttttccttactttttccTCAAAGCCCTAAAGGACATGTACAAGCTTATACGACTATTGTCGTGGGGAGTACATGAACCGGTGCTTCTATCAATTCATAATAGTAACTGCATGCATGTCTATCTACCTTTATAAGTCTGAATATGTGTATGAACCGTTCAATATGCTTTCCCAGACCAGCGTAGTAAATTGTAATGTAATGTGTTTTCATGTGTCCATGTTTCTAACGGTCTTCTACTTATTGCCACATATTTGTCCCTGCTCGGTGGCATGTCTTCCTATGTTCTTATGGGTCCTACTCACATTGATGGTCTGATCAGTATGAGACATGGCAAATTTATATCACTGGTCGAAGAGAAATTGAAGAAaggtaattaattattttgatgcAACGAAGAACTCCAAAGATATCGCTGGAACTTCTTTCGCTCAATTTGAGTTTCTTCGTTTCCTACACTCTTGCACTAAATCAATGGGATTCACTTTCTAGTTTTACCCCGCCAGATACGCTTTCAATTTGAGTTGCTCCATTTCCTCTTGCAGACCAATTAATATCACTGAGTTTCAGTTTCACCGTTTTCCTTTGGGCTTTTGTTTTAACACCTCATGGCTTTAGACTCTTGAGgtttgttccatctttagaagTTACTCCTGAAGGATGGCAAAAACATagtgaaataagaaaaataaaaataaaaatctctcaagttcctttattttatttgtccTGAAAGTTGCTAGAACCATGTAACACCTTCTCTCTCCCACGTGGATATTTCCTGCTCTAGACTCAATCAGCCTccgtgtgtgtatatatatatatatatatatataatataagtaaaattttttaatcgGATCATTCTCATGCAGGTACAATATATTCTTTGCATCCAATGAAACTGTGGGGCCACTCAAATATACAAACACTTGTTAACTAGCCACTCAAGTAAAGTCACGTACCAAGATGATCAATTCTATTATCATATGTAATGATGCTCTCATTTccatatagatattatttgttttatatataataaatcaatcatCATAGTTTTAAAACACATTCGTATTATTAAGAGAATTTCATATAAacccaaagcaaacaatatctatGGGAAAGAAAGCAAGTTATTATCATCAAGGCTTAAGGGGTCTGGCAAATTAAGAAGAGATatgtgaaaacaattgaaaaaaaggTTACAAAGGATATGACCTTTGATCCTTTAAGCTCAAGGTTGAATTTGGTTAGTCGATATGAATCAATAGTGAAAAACTTCATGCATCTATAGTAATAATTCATTGTATCAACATCTAATGTATAGAGTGGTATAATAGGAAGGCCTAATTCACCATTTAGTTGCCCCATATAAGTGCACCAAGTTTATGATGAAGACCCCTCAAGTAGGGATGATAATGGCAAGAGATTGGGGTGGATCATCATTAAGTCAACCTCATcttgattatttaaacttattttcatatccattcaaaaaaatataaagatgaGGCGAGTAAGAAAATTTCTCATGTCATTCTCATCTTATTAGAAGTAAAttaatgtatttattttctgtgttaaaattaaaagaaaatgaaaaaataatttaaattatttctatcAAGGTGGAACGAGGTAGGACAAGGCAAATCCAAATCCGTTCCAAATTTGATCGGggttaaaaaaatctcaaaactcATTTATATTTCTCTCAAACTATCTTATTAGGGATAGAAGGGTGCAAGCGTACGAACTATCCACTCAACTGTCATCCTTACTCTCAAGCCTTGCTCTTACTTGGTATGTTGTAATAATATTAGGGTATAATACCCTAAGTGGAATAAGAGTGTGGGAGACAAAGTAAGAAGATATGAGGGAACACAAACTTTCAAGAAAGCACCCCGCCCTCCCACCACTAGTGCAAAAGAT is a genomic window of Vitis riparia cultivar Riparia Gloire de Montpellier isolate 1030 chromosome 1, EGFV_Vit.rip_1.0, whole genome shotgun sequence containing:
- the LOC117915540 gene encoding transcription factor bHLH30-like, with the translated sequence MCGKKEEDQGECSQTIHNIQGYQEQLLLQQHHQMQQQNNDAYGGGGGRSGLIFPEVSPILQPWSFPPVHAFNPAHFAANPVRDHDPFLVPPPPSAYGSVFNRRAPALQFAYEGPSSEHLRIISDTLGPVVQPGSSPFGLQAELGKMTAQEIMDAKALAASKSHSEAERRRRERINNHLAKLRSLLPSTTKTDKASLLAEVIQHVKELKRQTSLIAESSPVPTEMDELTVDTSDEDGKFVIKASLCCEDRTDLLPDLIKTLKALRLRTLKAEITTLGGRVKNVLFITGEEDSSSSGENHQQQQQQQQQQQQYSISSIQEALKAVMEKTGGDESSSGSVKRQRTNINIIEHRSL